One genomic region from Thunnus maccoyii chromosome 16, fThuMac1.1, whole genome shotgun sequence encodes:
- the si:ch73-242m19.1 gene encoding uncharacterized protein si:ch73-242m19.1 isoform X6, which yields MQRELESCLSLEYTSDSLPPLLHQFYVDRSYYLAQVKYLLMLRWRRFCHHTSVIEKLYPHYKDQMSRLTSEYEDAVQRARRLSASREKILTGRGNPDGLLTQDDVVIFLRWLICHLHSVKNIHQFLRVLHYMPACERKSKESQPTITEGLKETLHQTQLADGVSVPVYDVPLHTGQMEEFLPELQSLINYFHLSYDAGKIKTTADEMELFSVVWREFRMIFRQQEQMKTFPQYDGTDVKESQWGRKSASMALKKEASWIPFIQVKPKRDPCQQKLVTKLKEKKSVDELLKMQSRFLQVPDLLHVAATLKEDAAHVGDLQSAPTSSVSHSSKTKQQKISEIWTRIYNPASLTQETHNHSSRDRDRGGRDRKSLKGQTSGTTNESYSLEDSLQLLGLNDGPEEGTSDPIITRGAYLSLIYLRHLKLRQLQRSCLGMLNYLRSVERTLTFDLAGLQLEEGELCSTAEETGRMNAARGGRGEAGGLGSLQYSHNTPVDYKVHCSEFMEFAEVENLHDFYRTEERFIHTQDQRGFYIVYDAALRDLEELENELLLVGSHFIQRNKTKQTGTAERASTSTADIRFWAGTDVDRVAVLLDLWTCETEFLESKIQLLNCYYEAYQHTAGTEERFALAGVITDIMHSRPHLDLDQDYFVQVYRAEIGCLQIHQQLIKDVLDNQIEKQRQYLQRIWRNDSKDSVHDYGLPPNYVPKHLVSLGGSSPELINVFLLEVHPSLCLASAVYHGLVQAHIELCELHRATGVTDKLILRQKLLQLALQSWNSLASPGASYSSQIQKDLFSDVFFEDPILVQKVGLSLVRSAEEKDMKQGREKQSYAVETFSKLLELVTIRHRLLESASETAHLAQLYRNVASDLGFDEFHLYMRPEQFEVAEQKDRTEQRPVFITAVLEDDSSIDRFTPSHLPLSIQELDENQIGRFSFSSEEAVVHLMNKQGIENLQVTLACQVTQKNALISAVKLACLCYWAKEGEDSLHSDEHITTRFESKPGSDTDNLQDKSSLSKSSTRTPTSSKERLMEAFVSIQLEKVGLRDEMLNSFMKTKQAMGGLIKTPDEAAKIKRRLIIDFLKKFSTQISQHCVRAQIVAYHYSLTSLLDGIPSIRQSHFMSRQVSETKVILDSGVDLRPDPRTFKRRPQRLLSADGKTLLNLWYIPDFSEVLHMFKTLEVLACSAALYHTLQIVSALHDIIYYLVSFSRLGNTDDTCSWRKREQEAAGSHLAADWGGSEGIGAELLEIQRQVDRLSDPSSPESVSRLLQLRRQVVFLQFDAAVRHLIREAFISSGDIASYQTVSDNMAAALPLLSDSIQTDVFSLTLPVPRPLETKGCQAQTMFPWRSFITCNGLLPLRVWDVPPIEHCMQLCLSGLSDRSRLQANAAILGVSLLMEDVLNSGREAEPVGLHGNRDDLPHDGKPNEGAKSCLQAEEEEKRTSVSDSSAPLQDPIRVQSVLRGFLLLMKQLQVFKESWARRRLGVEMFSTAGLYQQFVKIYRAEIFYPSMRALAQQLGKEHDYEVLISGSQSLLPPPGASEVDVKVWQLHRLLESTECDMIRAVQRRISRELTLVVSERTRQDTGLPTELWKKSAVKYSLSPERPQIVESFIQQLMERAEETEGQLRVSVDHLQQCLTHLGCSVTERERGSFLLYSQFYEQILQQQTQLLYQREQDLKNRKDSQASNPHKEVAVLCRGMISEISALQARVAHLEEEKRSLEQKLSLKFKERYDPLVRQLFSTCIQLKAGLDEYRRRMEQDVSVMVNSIRREGVDKIIKLRKKKHGSTKDNDDLKLTQLKKEEVQELNLENSRLTALLCKLKALSRWRQAVDEGKLHRQLLQTQQREISSRIEALRVKMTSEEEVVYLQDELDAARHVLTCCQTECSSAKKLLSRKTEELQVVRHRSAQEARSRRELDSYRVQSLEQMRADVEDRERRLRALSGQLDRGSKMSQLQRQRSAKEIRKVKGKLQQERCLKQEAFQQVDKLQNQVSDMEAAFSRCTSTAGQSRTYYTLSVSRLSTRSPSAGAVPTAESHSSLHLRAVYKGPVSSSPPCSSAASQTMPRFRTLLQSQDTAKQKQPGAVLTRGWTDPKLIRLACVF from the exons ATgcagagagagctggagagttGCTTGAGTTTGGAGTACACATCTGATagtcttcctcctctgctgcaccAG TTCTACGTGGACAGATCATATTACTTGGCTCAAGTGAAATATCTGCTCATGCTGAGATGGAGGAGATTTTGCCACCACACCAGCGTCATCGAGAAGCTTTATCCTCATTACAAG GATCAGATGTCACGATTGACGAGTGAATACGAGGATGCTGTTCAGAGAGCTCGCAGACTGTCGGCAAGCAGAGAGAAGATCCTGACCGGCAGAGGAAACCCCGACGGCCTGCTGACTCAGGATGATGTGGTCATTTTCCTGCGGTGGCTGATCTGCCACCTGCACTCTGTTAAAAACATTCACCAATTTCTGAGG GTGCTGCACTATATGCCAGCTTGTGAAAGGAAAAGCAAAGAATCCCAGCCAACCATCACAGAGGGTCTTAAGGAGACGTTACATCAGACTCAACTTGCTGACg GAGTGTCAGTACCAGTTTACGATGTTCCCCTGCACACTGGTCAAATGGAAGAGTTTCTACCTGAGCTTCAGTCCTTGATCAACTACTTCCACCTGTCATACGACGCTGGAAAAATCAAGACCACTGCAGACGAGATGGAGTTATTCAGCGTG gtgtggagggagTTCAGAATGATCTTCAGACAACAAGAGCAGATGAAAACGTTTCCTCAGTACGATGGTACAGATGTCAAAGAGAGCCAGTGGGGGAGGAAGAGTGCGAGTATGGCTCTGAAGAAGGAGGCCAGCTGGATCCCCTTCATTCAG GTGAAGCCTAAACGGGATCCTTGTCAGCAGAAGCTCGTCACAAagctgaaggagaagaagagtgTTGATGAGTTGCTGAAGATGCAGAGCAGGTTTCTTCAG GTTCCTGATTTGCTCCATGTGGCTGCGACTCTTAAAGAAGATGCTGCTCATGTTGGCGACTTACAATCTGCACCGACCTCATCTGTCTCacacagcagtaaaacaaaacagcaaaagatCTCCGAGATCTGGACGAGGATTTACAACCCTGCCAGTCTCACTCAG GAAACACACAATCACTCAtcaagagacagagacagaggaggacgggatAGAAAGAGTTTGAAGGGTCAAACCTCAGGCACAACAAATGAAAG CTACTCTTTGGAGGACAGTCTGCAGCTCCTCGGTCTCAATGATGGTCCAGAGGAAGGAACGTCAGATCCCATCATAACCAGAGGAGCTTACCTGTCCCTGATTTACCTGCGTCATCTTAAGCTCAGACAGCTCCAG CGTTCCTGTCTTGGGATGCTAAACTACCTGCGCTCTGTGGAGAGGACTTTAACCTTTGACCTGGCAGGTCTGCAGCTGGAGGAAGGAGAACtgtgcagcacagcagaggaaacagGCCGGATGAATGCAgctagaggaggaagaggggaagcAGGAGGTCTCGGCTCACTGCAATACAGCCACAACACTCCTGTTGACTATAAG GTCCATTGCTCAGAGTTCATGGAGTTTGCTGAGGTGGAGAATCTTCATGATTTCTACAGAACAGAGGAGCGTTTCATCCACACTCAGGACCAGAGAGGGTTTTACATCGTGTACGACGCCGCGCTGAGGgacctggaggagctggagaacGAGCTTCTTCTAGTCGGCTCACATTTCATCCAGAGAAACAAAACGAAGCAAACAGGAACAGCTGAGAGAGCCTCCACCTCGACAGCAGACATCCGCTTCTGGGCCGGGACCGATGTTGATCGTGTTGCAGTGCTTCTCGACTTGTGGACATGTGAGACTGAGTTTTTGGAGAGCAAAATACAG CTCTTGAACTGTTACTATGAGGCCTATCAGCATACAGCAGGGACTGAGGAGAGGTTTGCGTTGGCTGGAGTTATCACTGACATCATGCACAGTCGGCCACACCTGGACCTGGACCAGGATTATTTTGTTCAGGTCTACAGGGCCGAAATTGGCTGTCTGCAAATCCACCAGCAGCTGATCAAAGACGTTCTGGACAATCAG ATTGAAAAACAGCGTCAGTACCTTCAACGCATCTGGAGAAACGACAGCAAAGACTCCGTTCATGACTACGGCCTTCCACCAAACTACGTTCCCAAACATCTGGTCTCACTTGGTGGCAGCAG CCCTGAACTGATTAATGTGTTCCTTCTGGAGGTTCACCCGTCCCTCTGCCTGGCCTCTGCAGTCTATCACGGTTTAGTCCAGGCTCACATCGAGCTCTGCGAGCTGCACCGAGCCACCGGCGTCACTGACAAACTCATCCTGCGACAGAAGCTCTTGCAGCTGGCCCTGCAGAGCTGGAACAGCCTGGCTTCACCTGGAGCCTCCTACAGCTCTCAAATACAGAAAGAT CTGTTCTCAGATGTATTCTTTGAGGACCCGATTTTGGTCCAGAAGGTGGGGCTGTCATTAGTAAGATCTGCTGAGGAGAAGGACATGAAGCAGGGAAGAGAGAAACAATCATACGCTGTGGAAACTTTCTCCAAGCTGCTGGAGCTCGTAACCATCCGCCATCGTCTGCTGGAGTCAGCCTCGGAGACTGCACATCTGGCACA GTTGTACAGAAATGTAGCTTCAGATCTCGGCTTTGATGAGTTCCACCTTTACATGCGGCCGGAGCAGTTTGAGGTCGCTGAGCAGAAAGACCGAACAGAGCAGAGGCCTGTTTTCATCACTGCGGTACTGGAGGATGACAGCTCCATAGACAG GTTCACCCCGTCCCACCTGCCTCTGAGCATCCAGGAACTGGACGAGAACCAGATCGGGAGGTTTAGCTTCAGCTCAGAGGAGGCAGTTGTTCAT CTTATGAACAAACAGGGCATAGAGAACCTTCAGGTGACTCTGGCCTGTCAGGTTACACAGAAGAATGCCTTGATAAGTGCTGTGAAACTGGCTTGTCTTTGCTATTGGGCAAAAGAG ggtGAAGACAGCCTTCATTCTGATGAACATATAACAACAAGATTTGAATCTAAACCAGGAAGCGACACTGACAACCTGCAGGACAAATCTTCACTCTCAAAAAGCTCCACGAGAACTCCCACCTCATCCAAGGAGAG GCTGATGGAGGCCTTTGTGTCCATCCAGCTGGAAAAAGTGGGTCTGCGTGACGAGATGCTGAATTCATTTATGAAGACGAAACAGGCCATGGGGGGTCTCATAAAAACCCCA GATGAAGCAGCAAAGATCAAAAGGAGGCTCATAATCGACTTTCTCAAGAA ATTCAGCACACAGATATCTCAGCATTGTGTGAGAGCGCAGATTGTTGCGTATCACTACAGTCTAACCTCCCTTTTGGACGGCATTCCCTCCATTCGTCAGTCCCACTTCATGAGTCGTCAAGTCAGCGAGACGAAAGTTATTTTGGATTCAGGAGTTGATCTTCGTCCAGACCCCAG GACCTTTAAACGTCGGCCGCAGCGGTTGTTGTCAGCAGACGGCAAAACTCTCCTCAACCTGTGGTACATCCCCGACTTCTCTGAAGTGCTTCACATGTTCAAAACACTGGAGGTTCTG GCCTGTTCTGCAGCTCTCTATCACACTCTGCAGATAGTTTCTGCCCTTCATGACATTATTTATTACCTGGTCAGTTTCTCCAGACTGGGAAACACAGATGACACTTGTagctggaggaagagagaacagGAGGCTGCAGGTTCACATCTGGCAGCTGACTGGGGAGGAAGTGAAGGCATCG GAGCAGAGCTGCTGGAGATCCAACGTCAGGTTGACCGTCTGTCGGATCCCAGCAGCCCAGAGTCTGTCAGCCGTCTGCTGCAGCTGCGCAGGCAGGTCGTCTTCCTGCAGTTTGATGCTGCTGTGAGGCACCTGATCAG AGAGGCGTTCATCTCCTCTGGTGATATCGCTTCTTATCAGACTGTGAGTGACAACATGGCCGCTGCCCTCCCTCTGCTGAGCGACAGCATCCAGACTGACGTGTTCAGTCTCACGCTGCCTGTTCCTCGACCTCTAGAGACTAAAGGCTGTCAG gCACAGACGATGTTTCCATGGAGAAGTTTTATAACGTGTAATGGTTTGCTCCCGCTGCGTGTCTGGGACGTCCCACCCATCGAACACTGCATGCAG ctgtgtctgagtggtctgagtgatcgcAGCAGACTGCAGGCCAATGCAGCAATCCTCGGTGTGTCCCTGCTCATGGAGGACGTCCTGAACAGCGGAAGAGAGGCAGAGCCTGTcggtctccatggcaacagagaTGACCTTCCACATGATGGAAAACCTAATGAG gGGGCTAAAAGCTGCTTACAagctgaggaagaagagaagaggactTCTGTTTCAgactcttctgctcctcttcaGGATCCGATCCGAGTCCAGTCTGTGCTGAGAGGTTTCCTCCTGCTGATGAAGCAGCTTCAGGTCTTCAAGGAGAGCTGGGCTCGAAGACGTCTGGGTGTTGAGATGTTCAGTACGGCCGGTCTGTACCAACAGTTTGTGAAAATCTACAG AGCTGAAATCTTTTACCCCAGTATGAGAGCTCTGGCTCAACAACTGGGTAAAGAACACGACTATGAGGTCTTAATTTCTGGCAGCCAGTCTCTCCTGCCCCCTCCTGGAGCTTCAGAGGTGGATGTGAAAGTCTGGCAG CTTCACAGACTGCTGGAGAGCACTGAATGTGACATGATCAGAGCGGTGCAGAGGAGGATCAGCAGAGAGCTGACCCTGGTTGTTTCAGAGCGAACACGTCAAGACACAGGCCTCCCCACAG AGCTGTGGAAAAAATCCGCAGTGAAGTACAGTCTGTCTCCTGAGCGGCCACAGATCGTGGAATCGTTTATCCAGCAGCTGATGGAAAGAGCTGAAGAGACTGAGGGACAG ctGAGGGTCTCTGTGGATCATCTCCAGCAGTGTCTGACTCACCTCGGCTGTTCTGTGACGGAGCGAGAGCGCGGCAGCTTCCTGCTTTACTCGCAGTTTTATGAACAAatcctgcagcagcagactcAGCTTCTCTACCAGAGAGAACAG GATTTAAAGAATCGTAAAGACTCTCAGGCAAGCAACCCTCACAAAGAG GTGGCTGTTTTATGTCGTGGGATGATTTCGGAGATCTCAGCGCTGCAGGCTCGAGTCGCTCACctggaagaagagaagagatcTCTAGAGCAGAAACTCAGTCTCAAATTCAAAGAACGTTACGACCCTTTGGTCCGACAACTCTTCTCCACCTGCATCCAGCTAAAG GCCGGGCTTGATGAGTACCGGCGGCGGATGGAGCAGGACGTGAGTGTGATGGTGAACAGCATAAGAAGAGAAGGAGTGGACAAAATTATCAAGCTCAGGAAGAAGAAGCACGGCAGCACCAAAGACAACGATGATCTTAAACTCACACAGTTAAAG AAAGAAGAAGTCCAGGAGTTGAACCTGGAGAACAGCCGGCTGactgctctgctctgtaaaCTGAAGGCTCTGAGCCGCTGGAGGCAGGCGGTCGACGAGGGGAAACTTCACCGACAGCTGCTCCAAACTCAGCAG AGGGAGATCTCCAGTCGCATTGAGGCCCTCAGAGTGAAGATGACatcagaggaggaggtggtttACCTGCAGGACGAGCTGGACGCCGCCCGCCACGTGTTGACCTGCTGTCAGACGGAGTGCAGCAGCGCCAAGAAGCTGCTCAGCAGAAAG ACAGAGGAGCTCCAGGTGGTCAGGCATCGGTCTGCGCAGGAGGCCCGGAGCAGGCGGGAGCTGGACAGCTATCGAGTGCAGAGCCTGGAACAAATGAGAGCCGAcgtggaggacagagagagacggCTCAGAGCGCTCAGCGGGCAGCTGGACAGAGGCAGCAAGATGAGCCAGTTACAGAGACAACGCAGCGCCAAAGAGATCCGAAAG GTGAAGGGAAAGCTGCAACAGGAGCGCTGCCTCAAACAAGAGGCCTTTCAGCAAGTGGATAAGCTGCAGAACCAGGTGAGCGACATGGAAGCAGCTTTCTCCAGGTGCACCTCTACAGCAG GGCAAAGCCGGACTTATTACACGCTGTCGGTCAGCAGATTGAGCACTAGAAGTCCCTCAGCAGGTGCTGTACCGACCGCAGAGTCGCACTCTTCCCTTCATCTCAGAGCA GTCTACAAAGGGCCAGTCAGCAGCAGTCCGCCCTGCAGCTCGGCAGCCTCACAAACCATGCCAAGATTCAGGACTTTGCTGCAGAGCCAAGACACCGCAAAGCAGAAACAGCCGGGAGCCGTTCTAACACGAGGATGGACAGACCCAAAGCT GATCCGTCTCGCCTGCGTGTTCTGA